GCATTGGGTGGTGCCCATAGCTGCTCTTGACGCCGCCCGGGTGGGTCCGCCGGAGCGTTCACACCAGCTGACGTCGTACCTGGATGACGCCTCCACGGAACCATGGGGACTGAATATCAGCATGGAAGTGCAGCTGGATGGACAAACAATTTCCCATCCGCCCGTTGCGCTCATGTACTGGACCGGCGCGCAAATGTTGACACACATGACTGCTAATGGCGCAGCTCAGCGCCCCGGTGACTTCTTCGCCTCGGGCACTGTCTCTGGCCCGGAGGCCGACCAGAGAGGTTCCTTCCTTGAGCTGAGCTGGAGCGGCACCACACCGTTGCGCATGGACAATGGCAAGGAAGTCAGCTTTTTGGAAGATGGCCACGAGATTGTCATTTCGGCTACAGCGCCAGGGCCCAACGGCTCTGTCATTAGTCTGGGTGAAGTTGCCGGAAAGATCGTTCCCGCCACCTGACAGTCGCAGCTATACCTAACCAAGCATTAATCTGAAGCTACGTGAGACAAGGCAGAAAGACCTCCGGATTTCCGAGTTCTTTCTGCCTTGTACGCCAAGCATGGGCAATTGCTTGTAGGTGAACGATTCAGATGCTGAGTGGGAGAATGTAACCGACTCATTAGAAACTCATTAAATTGGATGGCAACTGCCGTCTCTTCAGTGCCATCCATTGTTGCGCGCCTCCCGCACGGCCAAAGACTAGGAGTGACTTTTTGGCAAGTGGATCGAGCCGCTCGAGGCGACAGCGGGGCATCGTAGCTATTGATAACTTATGAGGGGTTTTGAGCACCCAACATGTTCTGGCCTGCGGTGATAGTTTTCGTTGGTATTTACATGCTGTTGCTTTTTCGGCCCTTCAACGCGGGCTGTTTCGGTCCGAATGAGTGAGCTCGCCGGCTATTGGATTGCGCTTGGTCTTTAACTCATGTGGTCGATCCTGCGATGGACTGGCTCAGAGGTTCGGACCTCATTCAAGATGTTCTGTGTAGGAGTCGGCGGGTTTTTTAGTGGTGCGCATCCGTGATGACGCGGGCATCATGGGGGAACGGCTCCTGCGCCAGTCACCACGGTGAAGTCAATACTTAGTCAGGCGCGGTCGGGGTCGCGGTCTGAAGGAAGTGGCGGACGGCATCCCGGTTGCGGGTTAGAGCGTCGATGCGGGCTCCCATCTGCTCCACCTCGCGGGCAAGATTGTCCGCAAGCTCCTTGTCCACCTGAGGCCGCAACTCCGGCCCGGAACCGTCAAAGCAAGGCACCACCACACGGATGACGCGTGTGGACAGGCCTGCCGCAAGAAGATCGCGCACCTGCTCCACCTGAACGACTGCAGACTCAGGATAGGTACGGTACCCATTGCCCTCCCTCTCGGGGTGCAACAAATCCTGCTCCTCGTAGTACCGCAAGGCCCTCGGCGTCACACCGGTGCGGAACGCCAATTCACCAATTTTCATGCGCAGATCCACCATCCGCTAGAGACCAACATTGACGTCCTCGCTAAATTTTACCGAATGCCGGCTCCTTGCGACCAACAGGGTAGGGCTTTCACGGCTGTCAGGCAGGAAGTCTCGCTTTTGACATTAACGTCAACGTCAACGTTTATCCTTTGAAGACCAGGCCGGACATCCGCTGGGCCCGGACAACAACCCGCACACCAAACACGCGGGTGGACAAACAAGGAGACCTTCGATGAATGCACCAATCGGCCCTCAGGGAACGGCGCTGGTCGTCGGCGGGACAGGAATTTCCGGCAGTGCGCTCGCCAGTGAACTCGTCGCCCAAGGGTGGCGGACCATCAGTCTGTCCCGGCGTGAGGTTTCTCCCCAGGATGGTATCGAGTCGGTGCGGGCGGATTTGACCGAGCCGCAGTCTGTGCAGGCTGCACTGGCGGGTCTGAATCCTGCGCACGTGTACTTCACGGCCTGGAGCCGGATGCCCACCGAGGCCGAAAATATCTCGGTCAATGCCGGCATGGTCCGCAATGTCCTTGACGCCCTCGGTCCGTCCGGGACGCTGGAGCATGTGGCCCTAGTGACCGGACTCAAGCACTATCTTGGACCATTCGAGGCGTACGGCACGGGCGCGACAAGGGACACCCCGTTCCACGAGGATGAGCCCCGCCTGGACGCACCGAATTTCTACTATGCCCAGGAAGATGAGCTGTGGCGAGCCGCTGATCTCTACGATTTCAGTTGGAGCGTCCACCGTTCGCACACCATGATCGGACATGCCATCGGCAACGCCATGAATCTTGGCCAGACATTGGCCGCCCAGGCAGCACTGTCCCGCGCGGAGGGCACGCCTTTTATCTTCCCCGGCAACGAGGTGCAGTGGAATGGCGTCACGGATGTGACAGACAGTGGGCTGTTGGCCCGCCAGATGGTCTGGGCCGCAACCACCCCAGGCTTGCCGAGCCAGGCCTACAACACAGCGAACGGCGACGTCTTCCGCTGGCGCTGGATGTGGCCACGGATTGCGGAGCTACTCGGCGTGGAAGCCGTGGGCTTCAGCGAACGGCCACGCCCCTTGGAAGAGCAGATGGCCGGCAAAGCCGATGCATGGCGTCAGCTAGTGGAACGCGAGGGTCTGGCCGAGCCAGACCTCTCCCGAGTGGCATCCTGGTGGCACACAGACAGCGACCTTAACCGCCCCGTTGAATGCTTCACCGACATGAGCCGCAGCCGCAATGCCGGGTTCACCGGCCATGCCGACACGCTCGCCTCGTTCGCAGCCTTATTCGACACACTGCGCGCGGAACGGGTTATTCCTGCCTGACGGGCCTCCAGTATGCAGGCCTGGGTCATAGCCAGTTCGTGGAACGCCACCCAATCTGAAATAGCTGTCGCCATCTGGACTGGGCTGCAGGTAACCGCCGGTCGCCGGTGTGGTGGTCACGGCGGCGGAAATTTCTGTCAGCACGGTGTTCGAGAGAAGCCTGTTTTTCTCCAGCACCAGCTCGGTGATGGTGTGCACCAGGACACGCAAGTTACGCGCCATCCCGGCATGTTTCATCGGCAGGGGAGTGTCCCATTTTTTTAGAACTGGGATACCCACCTCCGAGGGAGCCACGCAGAGAATTAAAAGCCAAACCGGGGTCTTGGTAGTAGTGGAAAGGACTTGCACGAGGAGTCCTTTCTAGTAGGGCGGCTTGTGAATAAGGGAAAAAATCGTTTGTGAGTGTTCTTTGGGTTTTGACGGCGTCCGAAAATCGGTCCTTTCCGGATACCTTGGAAACAGACTAACGCTCTGGCTGAACGGCTTGTAGCGGCGAAGGGGCAGGCGGTGCACGAGGCAGCTGGTGCAGCCTAGAAGAGTCGGCACCAGTCGGTTGAAATCGTGTTTTATGCGCTCAGCCTCGTGCAATAGACCATTCTGCGCTCCGCGCAGCAGCACTTACACGCTTGCGAGAACGAGCGCCAATCCGTCTTCTGCGAGAGACCCAGTGACCTCGGACGCCACGGCAAGCAGCTCTTGCGGTGCATGTCCCATTGCAGCGCCCCGCCCGTAAGCGGCTGCCCATTCAAGTAGCTCGAGGTCGTTGAACCCATCGCCGACAGCCAGCACGCGGTCCCGCCCGAAGCCAAGCGCGGCGCGGAGGACCTCTGCTGCGCTGGCCTTGGTGACACCCGCACTGGCAATGTCTAGCCATGCGGTCCAGCCGAGTGTGAACATCACATCTTGTAGCCCCATGCTCTCCACGATCTCTCGGAACTCAGAGAAGGCGCGCTCTGGGGTGATCACGACTATGCGAGCAGCCGGGCCATCAGCGATTTCCTCGACAGCTACGATGCGCTGCTGTTCTGTTGGCTCAGTTGTCGCTGGTGGAAACGGAGCGGTTTAACGGTAGGTGCCGTTTTCCGCCTCGATAGCGATGCTAGCGTCTGGCAAGAATGCTTGGACGAGCGCGAGGACCGGTGCAGGATCGAAAGCGACGGCGTGGATACGGCGGTACCCATCCAGGGTGTTCGCGTCGCGTTGGAGGGTTACCGCCCCGTTGGCACAGACGAGATACTCCGGCCACATGTCAAGGTCGTGCATGACGCTCACAGTGGTGATCCAGGACCGTCCCGTCGTCACCAACAAATGATGTCCTTCCTGCTCCACGCGGCGCAGCTGCTCGAGCACGGCAGGGCTCGCCTGCCCTGCTTCGTCGATTGTTGTCCCATCGAGGTCAATCGCGATGAGCCATTCATCGCGGCTCGGCTGTGAGCGCAAGCCGGTGCTGAGCGTGGGGGGTGGCGGGAATATTGGACTGCGAATCAGACATGGGGAACTCTCCAGGGATGCGTGGGTGGTGGCTTGTGGGGGTTACCTGTAGCGGTACTGCGTGTTCACGGTGGAGCGCGGGGGAAAAGGTTGGCCTCGTTAGGGAAACAAAGCCAACCTTCTCGGTTAGGGATCAGTCGGTGATGACGACGACACTGGAGGGCGCGTCAAGGACTTCCAGTGTGCGCGCGGCAGCTCGGTCGATCTGTACGCGTGGCTCTGCCGGGATGGTCAAGGGATTGTAGGTGCCGGCGCCGTAGAACTGGCCGTAGCTCAGCACGACGCCGCCTTCGGCTAGCACTGAGGACTCGAGCTGCTTGACAGCATCGGCATCGGGTCCGTCGGGCAATTCCCAGGCGACGGTCTGGGCCAGGATCTTCGGGTTTCCTGCTGCCCGTGCGGCCGCGATGATGTTGTCGTTTCCTTCGGTGCGAATGCGCGCGTTAAGGTCGCCAAACTCGGCGATTCTGTTCACGTCGTCCGGGAGGTCAGTGAGCTGGTTGAGGATGATGTCGGGGGCGAAGTCAACAACTGCGGCGATGAGTGCGTCACGGTCGAAGACGTCCACAACGACAGGCTGCGCGCCAAGCTCGGCAAGGAGTTCGGCCTTGTTGTTGGAGCGGGTCATGCCGGCGACAGTGTGGCCCTCGTTAATAAGCAGGGGGATGAGTCGCTGGCCGATAACGCCTGAGGCGCCTGCGAGGAATACTTTGGACATGGTTTTGGCCTTTCTTTGATTTGTTGGTG
This genomic interval from Arthrobacter sp. PAMC 25486 contains the following:
- a CDS encoding MerR family transcriptional regulator, whose amino-acid sequence is MKIGELAFRTGVTPRALRYYEEQDLLHPEREGNGYRTYPESAVVQVEQVRDLLAAGLSTRVIRVVVPCFDGSGPELRPQVDKELADNLAREVEQMGARIDALTRNRDAVRHFLQTATPTAPD
- a CDS encoding SDR family oxidoreductase; amino-acid sequence: MNAPIGPQGTALVVGGTGISGSALASELVAQGWRTISLSRREVSPQDGIESVRADLTEPQSVQAALAGLNPAHVYFTAWSRMPTEAENISVNAGMVRNVLDALGPSGTLEHVALVTGLKHYLGPFEAYGTGATRDTPFHEDEPRLDAPNFYYAQEDELWRAADLYDFSWSVHRSHTMIGHAIGNAMNLGQTLAAQAALSRAEGTPFIFPGNEVQWNGVTDVTDSGLLARQMVWAATTPGLPSQAYNTANGDVFRWRWMWPRIAELLGVEAVGFSERPRPLEEQMAGKADAWRQLVEREGLAEPDLSRVASWWHTDSDLNRPVECFTDMSRSRNAGFTGHADTLASFAALFDTLRAERVIPA
- a CDS encoding HAD hydrolase family protein is translated as MVAVEEIADGPAARIVVITPERAFSEFREIVESMGLQDVMFTLGWTAWLDIASAGVTKASAAEVLRAALGFGRDRVLAVGDGFNDLELLEWAAAYGRGAAMGHAPQELLAVASEVTGSLAEDGLALVLASV
- a CDS encoding HAD family hydrolase — translated: MRSQPSRDEWLIAIDLDGTTIDEAGQASPAVLEQLRRVEQEGHHLLVTTGRSWITTVSVMHDLDMWPEYLVCANGAVTLQRDANTLDGYRRIHAVAFDPAPVLALVQAFLPDASIAIEAENGTYR
- a CDS encoding NAD(P)-dependent oxidoreductase; its protein translation is MSKVFLAGASGVIGQRLIPLLINEGHTVAGMTRSNNKAELLAELGAQPVVVDVFDRDALIAAVVDFAPDIILNQLTDLPDDVNRIAEFGDLNARIRTEGNDNIIAAARAAGNPKILAQTVAWELPDGPDADAVKQLESSVLAEGGVVLSYGQFYGAGTYNPLTIPAEPRVQIDRAAARTLEVLDAPSSVVVITD